The DNA sequence TCTCTTTTCTGGCGGACTCTTTCACCAGTTGCATGAGCGGATCGGGCGGGTTGGTGGGATAGAGATCAAAGATCAAGCGGTACTGATACTCGGCAATGGGTTCTAGGGTGAAGAGTTGAGGCTTGACCGCTTCTTTGAGATCAAATACGAGTCTTACAACCGTGGGTTGAAATTGCCCCACCCGAATTTGCGCCACATAGGGATCATTGGGTTTGACCTTCGCAACCAAATCTTTCAAGGTGGGGTTGAGTTCCAAGCCATCGATGTCGACCACCAGTCGATCGGGACCTGTGAGTAGTTGATGAGAAATCGGCAATGCCTTATCCGACTCCAGGGTAATGCGCGTGTAATCTTCCGAGGGCCAAATGCGCACCCCTAAGAGTTTGGCACCGCTATTGGCTTGAACTAGTTCACTTTCAGTTAGCAAGAGATAAAGCACACCCAGTGACCCCATCGACTGCAGCCCTTGTGAGATGACCTGGCGACGTTTGGGGTTCATGGATTGGTTGATGATTGGGTGACGAGGGATTGAAGGACGGCTTCACCCTGTGGGGTTTGTGCGGTAATCTCAACCGTTCTCGCAAGCTCCGATTGCGTCTCTTGGGGATGAATCAGGGTGATCGCCAGATCCATGATGGGTAGAGTGTGCTCGGCTTTCTCTGGCCACTCAATGATGCACAGCGTCGGGTATTCGGAATGCGTGAAGTGCTCTAAGAGACCAGCGTCGACCCATTCGGCTGGGCTTTGCATGCGGTAGAGATCAAAGTGAAAGACGTGGAGTGCTTGATTGGGTAAATCCAAAATGTGCTCTTCACACAGGCTATAGGTCGGACTTTTGACCTTGCCCTGATAGCCCATCGCTTGGAGGAGGTAACGAGTAGCGGTGGTTTTGCCCGCTCCCAGGTCCCCATGAAGACTCATAAAGAGTGATTGAGTTTTTTCAGGGGTGGAGGAATAGAACCCGAGGATTGCATTGGCGAGCATTTGCACCGCCTCTGCGGTGGCCTTCTCATCTTTACAATGGATCGTATGGTTGATTGCCAATCGCGTCATGACCTCGTGCGTTCACACTTATTTAGGGATGGATTCTAAAGTGCCCATGCATTCTCACGCATTTTCGCAAGAATTGCACACCCAGTGGGGGGAGTTGCGTACTTGGCTAAATACCCGTGCCAAGGAGTTGGGCTTTTTGCAAGTGCGCATTAGCGATACCGATGTGAGTCACGCCCATCCTCATTTGGTAGAGTGGTTAGAGGAGGGTCGTCATGGCCAGATGGCCTATATGGAGGGCCATAAGGATCTGCGTTCCGACCCCGGTCTTTTGCAAGCGGGCGCGATTCGTAGCATTTGCCTCATCATGCCGTATTTGAGTGAGCGAAGTAAGTTTCATGAGCAGCATGGGCAGCCTGAGCCGCATGAGATAGATGCGTCTTCAGTCGAGCAAATCCTTCAGCATGAAGAAAAGCGTCTTTTGGAGAGTGATCAAGCGGTGGTTTCACTCTACGCCAGAGGGCGGGATTATCACAAGGTGATTCGCTCGCGTTTACAAATACTGGCAATTGAACTTGAAGAAAAACTACAAGCGGCGGTCAGTGAACTAAATCATTCCTTGCAATACCGCGTCTTTACCGATTCCGCACCGCTCATGGAGGTTGAGCTGGCGCGCAAAGCCGGTTTGGGCTGGCGTGGCAAGCACACCCTGCTGCTTAATCGCGAGTCCGGGTCGTTTTTCTTCTTAGGCGAAATCCTCATCAACGCTCCACTGCCAATCGATGCGCCTGTGGAGGCGCATTGCGGATCTTGCCAGGCGTGCATGGATATTTGCCCCACAAATGCAATTGTTGCTCCGTATCAACTCGATGCCAGGCGTTGCATTTCGTATTTAACAATTGAGCATCGCGATGCAATTCCAGTGGAGTTTCGAAGCGCCATGGGTAATCGCATTTATGGCTGCGATGATTGCCAACTCGTATGCCCCTGGAATAAATACGCCCAGCTCTCGACCGTAGCGGATTTTGGGGAGCGAAATGGATTGGGAAGCGCATCACTACTGGAACTCTGGAGCTGGAGCGAAGCCCAGTTTATCGAGCGCCATGCGGGTAGCGCCATTTTGCGCATTGGCTATGAGCGCTGGCGACGCAATCTAGCCGTTGCTCTGGGAAATGCTTTGGCATCGAATCTTGATGATGAAGTAAAGAGGGAGATTGTTTGGCACTTACAAGAGGCCTTACCGAGCGCCAGCCCATTGGTAGCCGAGCATATCTCTTGGGCGCTCAGTCGAGATGGCTCACGAGATCCCCAAGGGTCAAGCCGCTAAAATAGGGTAGATCCACTATGAGTACACCGCCCACCCATTCGAACGATGTATCTAAAACGGGTGCTGAGCGTCCGGCTGATCGGGTGGTGAGCGAAATCGATGCGCTCGAGTCTCATGAGAAGGCGCTTCAATCGCCATCTAATTCACCTATCACTCCGCGCTTTACTAGCGCGCACGATGCCTTTTGGAGTGGGGTGCGCGATGCGCGAGGTGCCCCTGCCATGGTGCTCTTTGCTGGCATGGTGGGCTTTGGGGCGATGGGGCGCACCAATGGCTTTGATCTGTGGTTTACCACCGCAACGAGCTTTTTGATGTTTGCTCTTCCCGGTCAGATTGTGATGCTCGAGATGATTTTAGTAGGCGCTTCATCGCTCACGATTGCGCTTGCGACCACTCTCACCGCAACCCGCTTTGTGACCATGACCGCCACGTTGTTTCCGATGCTCCATGAGCGCGATCGCAATAAGGCGCTCTATGCCAAAGTGCACCTTCTAGCAATGACTGCCTGGGCAGTTTCTTTGAAAGAATTCCAAACGATTGAACCTAAGCATCGTCTAAGTTACTTTGTAGGGCTTGGGATCTTGTGCTGGTTAATTTCAGTACCCGGAACGATTGTGGGATTTTTAATTGCGGGCTCGGTCCCTATGCCCATTACTTTGGGACTCATCTTTATTAATCCCCTCTTTTTCTTGCTCACCTTTACCGAGATTAAGGTGAGCGGCTATCGCTTGGCCATTCTTCTAGGCAGCATTGCCGGCCCCATCTGTTATTTACTCGATCGCGATACGAGCCTGTTAACCGCCGGACTGATTGGCGGTACTTTGGCCTACTGGATCGATCGGCGTTGGATCAGGCGCTATGACCGAAAGGTGTCTTCATGAGTGTGACAGCATCTCTAGCCCAAAACCTCGATACCGCCTTTGCGATTCAGCAAGGGTGGGGCGCATGGCTTGCGCTTTTGGCAGCGTCTCTTGGAACTTATGTGTGCCGCGCGGTGGGGGTGATGCTCTCGGGGCAAGTCAGCCAAGATAGCGAGTTCTTTCGCTGGCTCTCCGCAGTGACCTATGCGATGGTGGCAGCGCTCACGATTCGCTTGATTTTTTTACCGATTGGGCTCTTAGCTACGGTGCCGCTCTATCTGCGGATTCTCGTGTGCGTCTTGGCTTTGGGAGTGATGCTCTCCAATCCCAATCGGCGTTTGGTGCCAGCATTGCTCACCGGTACTTTATTGATGGTCACGATTGGTGTGATGCGGTAATTCGTGACACCAATCTCTAAGTTACTCGACTTAATTCAAATGCTGTTCTAGAACTTTCGCAATATGCACTGCCTCGCGACTTGCCCCATCGGCGATTTGGTGACGACAGCTGGTGCCATCAGCGACCACGATTGCATTGGGCTCCTTGCGAATACGTGGCAATAAACTAAGTTCTGCCATTTGTTTGGAAGCCTCGATATGCTCCACCTCATACCCGAAGCTGCCCGCCATGCCACAGCACGAGGATTCAATCAGTTGGGGGTTGGCATTCGGAATGAGTTTCAGTAATTCAAGGGCGGGGCTCACGGCCGCAAAGGCTTTTTGATGGCAATGGCCATGTACCAAAATCGGCTGAGCGGACTCTTTGAAGTTCGGCACAAACCGATTGGCTTTGTGTTCGCTGGCTAAAAACTCTTCAAGGAGTTGGGCATGCTTACTCACGACTTGCGCAGACTCACCCAGACCCATGGTGAGCGCTTCATCGCGAAGCGTAAATAAGCAAGAGGGCTCTAGACCCACAATTGCTATTCCTTCTTTTGCATAGGCTGCTAAATGGTTAACAAGTGCTGAGAGTCGTGTCTTCGCTTCATTGACCATACCGGATGCTAAGTAGGTGCGACCACAGCAAAATGGCTTTTGTTCATCGAGATCTTTTGCAGGTTGCGCCACATGAACCGCGTAGCCTGACTTTTGGAAGAGTGCGAGCGCCGCTTGCAAGTTCTCATTCTCAAAATAGGCATTAAAGGTATCGGCAAAGAGCACCAATCGTTTGTCGTGCTGGGCGAGTTCCTCAGGCGTTGCAAATGGCAGGGGTGCTTGATTCCAAAAATGCTTGCTCTTCCACACCGGCAAGGAACGTTGGGCGCTAATTCCGGTAAGCCACTCTTGGAGCTTGGCTAAGAGCGGGATGTGATTGCGCAGATTCATGAGCGCGGGCAAACCAGGAATACGCGCAATGATGGGGGCGTAGTTGGGCAGGTGGGCTACTAAGCGATCACGTAGGGTATGGCCAAAGCGCTCTTTGTATTGCGCCAAATACTCAATCTTCATTTTGGCCATATCCACGCCCGTGGGGCACTCACGTTTGCAGCCTTTGCAACTCACGCACAAATCCATCACCTCTTTCACTGCTTGGGTGGCGAGTGGCAAATGGGCAGGAGGTGTATCACTCGTACTCGTAATTTGCCCTGAGATCGCAAGACGCAAGGTGTTGGCACGACCGCGGGTGAGATCTTTTTCATTGTGGGTGATGCGATAACTTGGGCACATCACATCCGCATCAAATTTACGGCAATGCCCATTGTTATTGCACATCTCAATGGCTTTGGCGAGACCCTGCGCAGGATCGCCACCGGTACCTGCTGCGGTAACAGCTTCGGTCACAGGATTGTTTTGCACATTCCAGGCAGACCAATCGAGCTTGGGTTGAACAGTAATGACCTGATAGGAGGGTGGATAACGAAAGTAAGCGCTGTCATCCATCTTGGGAGGATTGACAATCTTGCCGGGATTGAGAAGCCCTTTGGGATCAAATTGTGTTTTGATCTTGGCAAGTGCCTCGGTAATTTTGGGACCAAATTGCCAGCTAATCCACTCCCCCCGGCACAGACCATCACCATGCTCGCCACTAAAGGCCCCTTTATATTTGCGCACGAGCTCGGCTGCCTCTTCAGCTATCGCGCGCATCTTGAGAGCGCCATCGCGGCGCATATCCAGAATCGGGCGCACATGGAGGGTACCCACGGATGCATGGGCATACCAGGTGCCGCGCGTGCCATGCTTACTAAAGACCTCGGTCAAGGCTTGGGTGTAGTCAGCCAAGTGCTCCAGAGGCACCGCACAATCCTCAATGAAGCTCACAGGCTTGCCATCACCCTTGAGACTCATCATGATATTGAGCCCCGCCTTGCGTACTTCCCATAAGTTCTTTTGCATCGCCGCATCGGGCATCATCACGACCGACCCAGGTAAACCCAGATCACTCATGAGGGTGTTGAGATCTTGAAGTTTTTGTAAGAGTGGAGCGTGCTCGTCGCCGCTAAACTCCACGAGCAAAATGGCATCGACTGTTTTGGCGTTCGCATCAACGAGCGCGGTCTCAATGGTTTTGCGAAACGCCGGGTTATTGCGCGAGAGATCGATCATGGTACGATCGACGAGCTCCACGGCGGTGGGGCCTAACTTCACAATGTGCTGGGCGCTATCCATGGCCTGATAAAAACTCGCAAAGTTTACGACCCCCAAGACCTTATGCTTGGGTAAGCGCGCAAGTTTGAGTGTTAAGGATTTGAAATAGGCTAGGGTGCCTTCACTACCTACGAGTAAATGAGCAAGATTGACACTGTTATCCAAGGTGTAGGGCAACTCACTTTGGGGATGAAAGACATCTAAGTTATAACCCGCGACTCGGCGCATCACTTTAGGCCAATGCGCGTCAATCTCGGGCTTGAGATCGTCTACCAAGTGCTTCACATAATCGCCTAGCTCTTTGGCACGACCCGTGCTCTCAGAATACGCAACAAAGCTGGCAAGCTCGCCATCAGCAAGCCAAGCATT is a window from the Polynucleobacter sp. HIN11 genome containing:
- the queG gene encoding tRNA epoxyqueuosine(34) reductase QueG, yielding MHSHAFSQELHTQWGELRTWLNTRAKELGFLQVRISDTDVSHAHPHLVEWLEEGRHGQMAYMEGHKDLRSDPGLLQAGAIRSICLIMPYLSERSKFHEQHGQPEPHEIDASSVEQILQHEEKRLLESDQAVVSLYARGRDYHKVIRSRLQILAIELEEKLQAAVSELNHSLQYRVFTDSAPLMEVELARKAGLGWRGKHTLLLNRESGSFFFLGEILINAPLPIDAPVEAHCGSCQACMDICPTNAIVAPYQLDARRCISYLTIEHRDAIPVEFRSAMGNRIYGCDDCQLVCPWNKYAQLSTVADFGERNGLGSASLLELWSWSEAQFIERHAGSAILRIGYERWRRNLAVALGNALASNLDDEVKREIVWHLQEALPSASPLVAEHISWALSRDGSRDPQGSSR
- the tsaE gene encoding tRNA (adenosine(37)-N6)-threonylcarbamoyltransferase complex ATPase subunit type 1 TsaE; amino-acid sequence: MTRLAINHTIHCKDEKATAEAVQMLANAILGFYSSTPEKTQSLFMSLHGDLGAGKTTATRYLLQAMGYQGKVKSPTYSLCEEHILDLPNQALHVFHFDLYRMQSPAEWVDAGLLEHFTHSEYPTLCIIEWPEKAEHTLPIMDLAITLIHPQETQSELARTVEITAQTPQGEAVLQSLVTQSSTNP
- a CDS encoding AzlC family ABC transporter permease: MSTPPTHSNDVSKTGAERPADRVVSEIDALESHEKALQSPSNSPITPRFTSAHDAFWSGVRDARGAPAMVLFAGMVGFGAMGRTNGFDLWFTTATSFLMFALPGQIVMLEMILVGASSLTIALATTLTATRFVTMTATLFPMLHERDRNKALYAKVHLLAMTAWAVSLKEFQTIEPKHRLSYFVGLGILCWLISVPGTIVGFLIAGSVPMPITLGLIFINPLFFLLTFTEIKVSGYRLAILLGSIAGPICYLLDRDTSLLTAGLIGGTLAYWIDRRWIRRYDRKVSS
- a CDS encoding AzlD domain-containing protein — its product is MSVTASLAQNLDTAFAIQQGWGAWLALLAASLGTYVCRAVGVMLSGQVSQDSEFFRWLSAVTYAMVAALTIRLIFLPIGLLATVPLYLRILVCVLALGVMLSNPNRRLVPALLTGTLLMVTIGVMR
- a CDS encoding FAD-binding and (Fe-S)-binding domain-containing protein, giving the protein MTKIAPDPSFTVSSLPPEISTKLQQHVEGEVLVDGASRGRYATDASIYQQFPVAVLVPKSAQDIEAALEVANESGIPVLPRGGGTSQCGQTTGAALVIDNSKHFRKILSSDLSDPDHATVEVEPGMVLDHLNAHLKPHGLWYPVDVSTAAQATIGGMAGNNSCGSRSIAYGNMVHNVLGINAWLADGELASFVAYSESTGRAKELGDYVKHLVDDLKPEIDAHWPKVMRRVAGYNLDVFHPQSELPYTLDNSVNLAHLLVGSEGTLAYFKSLTLKLARLPKHKVLGVVNFASFYQAMDSAQHIVKLGPTAVELVDRTMIDLSRNNPAFRKTIETALVDANAKTVDAILLVEFSGDEHAPLLQKLQDLNTLMSDLGLPGSVVMMPDAAMQKNLWEVRKAGLNIMMSLKGDGKPVSFIEDCAVPLEHLADYTQALTEVFSKHGTRGTWYAHASVGTLHVRPILDMRRDGALKMRAIAEEAAELVRKYKGAFSGEHGDGLCRGEWISWQFGPKITEALAKIKTQFDPKGLLNPGKIVNPPKMDDSAYFRYPPSYQVITVQPKLDWSAWNVQNNPVTEAVTAAGTGGDPAQGLAKAIEMCNNNGHCRKFDADVMCPSYRITHNEKDLTRGRANTLRLAISGQITSTSDTPPAHLPLATQAVKEVMDLCVSCKGCKRECPTGVDMAKMKIEYLAQYKERFGHTLRDRLVAHLPNYAPIIARIPGLPALMNLRNHIPLLAKLQEWLTGISAQRSLPVWKSKHFWNQAPLPFATPEELAQHDKRLVLFADTFNAYFENENLQAALALFQKSGYAVHVAQPAKDLDEQKPFCCGRTYLASGMVNEAKTRLSALVNHLAAYAKEGIAIVGLEPSCLFTLRDEALTMGLGESAQVVSKHAQLLEEFLASEHKANRFVPNFKESAQPILVHGHCHQKAFAAVSPALELLKLIPNANPQLIESSCCGMAGSFGYEVEHIEASKQMAELSLLPRIRKEPNAIVVADGTSCRHQIADGASREAVHIAKVLEQHLN